In bacterium, the genomic stretch CTACTTTTGTAAAATTCAATCTTGTCTGGTATGACGGCTCTGCAAGAAATGATCTCAGCCTTCAGTACTTTGACGGTTCATACACCCCGCTTTCGGACGTAACTTTTTATCATACAACAGAAAGCACAAGAGGAACCGAATCCCAGAAATCCAATTACAACAAATGGGTAAAGCCCGATGAGAGCACATACTACCTTAAAGTTGTGAACAACTCCTCTTCATCCCAGGCTTTTCATATTTTTGAAGACTGGGGTGTAAATAGCCGTGTAACATTTGCAAATGCAGACCCCGAATATACAATATCTTCTCCTGCCACAGCAGACTATGCTTTTGCAGTGGGCGCATGGACTACAAGGTCTTCGTGGGCAGATTATTCAGGCAACAGCTGGGGCTTTGGGGAAACTTTAGACGATATTTGTTCATTTTCCAGCAGAGGGCCCAGGATTGACGGAACCCAAAAACCTGACATTACCGCGCCCGGAAGCGCAATCATTTCTCTTAGAGACAGGGACGTTTACACTTCTGCAAACAGCAGATGGATTGATGATGACGGCACATGGAACGCAGGAGATGCACATTACTATATTATGCAGGGAACAAGTATGGCGTGTCCTGTAGTTGCCGGATCAGCCGCCCTTCTTCTTGACAGAGACCCGTGTCTTACTCCTGCGGAAATTTACTCTGACCTCCGCTCAAACACAGCTTCAGACACATACACTGGAGTAGTCCCCAACAGCACATGGGGTTACGGCAAACTTGATGTTAAAGCAGCTATGTCAGGAATAACTGTTCAGCTTAAGGTATTTCTCGAAGGGCCCTATGACAGCAGTACACATAAAATGAAAACCAGCCTGAGAGACGCTGATCTTATTCCACTCACTTCTCCTTACACTGAAGATCCGTGCACTGTCAGTTCTGTTCCTGCAGGGATTGTTGACTGGGTTCTGATACAGCTCAGAACCTCTGCAGACGGCTCTGCTGCTATTTCAAAAAGCGTTTTTGTTGATCCTGACGGCAATATTGTTGACACTGACGGATATGACAGAAACATTTTTTTTGATGTGCAGGAGGGCAGCTACTACATTGTAATAAATCACAGAAACCATATTAAAATAATGAGTTCTTCTTCAGTCGCGCTCTATTCGGATCACACTGTTCTCTACGACTTTACCGATTCTGTTTCAAAGGCTTACGGCTCAAACAGTATAAAACTGGTTGAAGATAATGTGTATGCAATGTACGCAGGAGATGCAGACGGAAACGGATTTATTACTGCAGATGATCTTAATAATGAGTGGAGGCCCAACAACGGAACATACGGATACAAAAACAGCGACATGAACATGGACACATACATCAATGCTCACGATAAAAACCGATGTGTTAAAGCAAACAACGGCATAGGAACCGCAGTGCCGTAATAGAGGAGCTGATTTTTGCAAAACCGGATTAAAATATTAATTGCAGTTTTTATTTTACTGATACCGCAGTTTACAAGGGCGCAGGGCGATATTGACCTTAAATTTAAGCAGACAGTACTTACAACATACGACTTTCAGATAACGTTAATGATAAAAAGAGCTTCTGATAAATGGGACAGGCTGGGCTCGTCAAATTTCCCCTTTTATTACAACTCTAATGCCCTTTCAGGCCCTGTTCTTGTTACAGCTCACAATTTTTCAGGCGGCCTCTATTCTGAACTGAATATTGCAAATAACGGTTCCTGGGCATCTGTAAACATTCTTTATAACGGATCAGACGGACAGGGTACTGCAGTTGATACTGCATGGGTAAATGTAGCCACAATCCACTTCAGCATAAAAGACCCTGGCCAGACATCACAGATAAATCCCAGAACCGACGGAGCTTATGCATCCTTTGATGATAATGAGAAGACTCATCTTTCCATAAATACTTACACAGGGCTTGACGTTCCTTTAAAATATAGTGATGTTGCACCTCCGGGAAAAGCCGCACCTCAATCCTTCAATTTATGCGAACCTTTTCCCAATCCATTTAACATGGAAGTAAGCATCAATTACAGTATCCCTGTAAAAACAAGTACATCAATAAAGATTATT encodes the following:
- a CDS encoding S8 family serine peptidase: MKIIEKIRITTSLLIFLTAVSLFSQYKREYPDDIRFMEKYSSKIGSGTLQEIFHKHSIDKKNRLLKGPDLIDVFIYFDSEPDNSEIHKLQLLGVECFTESWTPPIFPNHPLGFMLARVPANSFQDVLDKAFIRRVDTANRTSVPMNNTAASAVNASDLWAGGWTGSGVKIAILDSGLDTDPVNSDLPSSFEKMDYSQYPTLNSDVENHVTGHGTHVTGTVLGRGIYSSGNTGNGGGAFKGMAPDAELVFLKIANDTDGTASSTAIINALDAAVNIYNADIITMSYGGWNDYLDGSLPTEQKVDWCYSQGVPVFISAGNDANKNRHYSGTVSANSSTGYIQVDISTPAEDSTFVKFNLVWYDGSARNDLSLQYFDGSYTPLSDVTFYHTTESTRGTESQKSNYNKWVKPDESTYYLKVVNNSSSSQAFHIFEDWGVNSRVTFANADPEYTISSPATADYAFAVGAWTTRSSWADYSGNSWGFGETLDDICSFSSRGPRIDGTQKPDITAPGSAIISLRDRDVYTSANSRWIDDDGTWNAGDAHYYIMQGTSMACPVVAGSAALLLDRDPCLTPAEIYSDLRSNTASDTYTGVVPNSTWGYGKLDVKAAMSGITVQLKVFLEGPYDSSTHKMKTSLRDADLIPLTSPYTEDPCTVSSVPAGIVDWVLIQLRTSADGSAAISKSVFVDPDGNIVDTDGYDRNIFFDVQEGSYYIVINHRNHIKIMSSSSVALYSDHTVLYDFTDSVSKAYGSNSIKLVEDNVYAMYAGDADGNGFITADDLNNEWRPNNGTYGYKNSDMNMDTYINAHDKNRCVKANNGIGTAVP
- a CDS encoding T9SS type A sorting domain-containing protein, translated to MQNRIKILIAVFILLIPQFTRAQGDIDLKFKQTVLTTYDFQITLMIKRASDKWDRLGSSNFPFYYNSNALSGPVLVTAHNFSGGLYSELNIANNGSWASVNILYNGSDGQGTAVDTAWVNVATIHFSIKDPGQTSQINPRTDGAYASFDDNEKTHLSINTYTGLDVPLKYSDVAPPGKAAPQSFNLCEPFPNPFNMEVSINYSIPVKTSTSIKIISVNGKVIRSFYFQDQNPGFYTLKWDGRTESGTDQASGIYIVLFKADRFTGIKKITLIK